A region from the Corylus avellana chromosome ca7, CavTom2PMs-1.0 genome encodes:
- the LOC132187627 gene encoding uncharacterized protein LOC132187627 isoform X2, whose translation MHTCTFYSIHMGSRTARTLEFGRTHVVRPKGKHQATIVWLHGLGDNGPSSSQLLESLPLPNIKWICPTAPTRPVTLLGGFPCTAWFDVGELSEDGSNDWEALDASAAHIANLLSTEPADVKVGIGGFSMGAAMALYSATCYALGRYGNGNPYPVNLKAIIGLSGWLPGARSLRSKIQSSHEAGRRAASLPFLLCHGICDDVVLYKYGEKSAHSLTSAGFRYVTFKSYEGIGHYTVPAEMDEICHWLAPKLGLEGSRP comes from the exons ATGCATACGTGCACGTTTTATTCCATCCATATGG GTAGTCGAACTGCTAGAACACTCGAGTTCGGACGGACACATGTAGTGAGGCCTAAAGGAAAACATCAGGCTACTATAGTTTGGCTTCATGGACTTGGTGATAATGGCCCAAG CTCTTCCCAGCTCTTGGAATCCCTTCCTCTTCCAAAT ATTAAATGGATCTGCCCAACTGCACCAACGCGCCCTGTTACATTACTTGGTGGTTTTCCTTGCACTGCAT GGTTTGATGTGGGAGAGCTTTCAGAAGATGGTTCAAATGATTGGGAGGCTTTAGATGCTTCAGCAGCACATATTGCAAACTTGTTGTCAACAGAACCAGCTGATG TAAAAGTTGGTATTGGAGGATTCAGTATGGGTGCTGCAATGGCGCTTTACTCTGCAACTTGTTATGCTCTAGGAAGATATGGAAATGGTAACCCATACCCTGTCAACCTAAAAGCAATTATCGGACTAAGTGGATGGCTTCCAGGGGCAAG GAGCTTAAGAAGCAAAATACAAAGCTCACATGAGGCTGGAAGGCGTGCTGCTTCCTTACCCTTTTTGCTTTGTCATGGAATTT GCGATGACGTTGTCCTCTATAAATATGGGGAAAAATCAGCCCACTCCTTAACTTCAGCAGGATTTCGCTATGTTACATTCAAATCCTATGAAGG GATTGGTCACTACACAGTACCTGCAGAGATGGACGAAATCTGCCATTGGCTGGCCCCAAAACTAGGGCTTGAGGGCTCTCGCCCATAA
- the LOC132187627 gene encoding uncharacterized protein LOC132187627 isoform X1 yields MHTCTFYSIHMDPTTVKMSYMGSGSRTARTLEFGRTHVVRPKGKHQATIVWLHGLGDNGPSSSQLLESLPLPNIKWICPTAPTRPVTLLGGFPCTAWFDVGELSEDGSNDWEALDASAAHIANLLSTEPADVKVGIGGFSMGAAMALYSATCYALGRYGNGNPYPVNLKAIIGLSGWLPGARSLRSKIQSSHEAGRRAASLPFLLCHGICDDVVLYKYGEKSAHSLTSAGFRYVTFKSYEGIGHYTVPAEMDEICHWLAPKLGLEGSRP; encoded by the exons ATGCATACGTGCACGTTTTATTCCATCCATATGG ATCCCACAACTGTGAAGATGAGCTATATGGGTTCTG GTAGTCGAACTGCTAGAACACTCGAGTTCGGACGGACACATGTAGTGAGGCCTAAAGGAAAACATCAGGCTACTATAGTTTGGCTTCATGGACTTGGTGATAATGGCCCAAG CTCTTCCCAGCTCTTGGAATCCCTTCCTCTTCCAAAT ATTAAATGGATCTGCCCAACTGCACCAACGCGCCCTGTTACATTACTTGGTGGTTTTCCTTGCACTGCAT GGTTTGATGTGGGAGAGCTTTCAGAAGATGGTTCAAATGATTGGGAGGCTTTAGATGCTTCAGCAGCACATATTGCAAACTTGTTGTCAACAGAACCAGCTGATG TAAAAGTTGGTATTGGAGGATTCAGTATGGGTGCTGCAATGGCGCTTTACTCTGCAACTTGTTATGCTCTAGGAAGATATGGAAATGGTAACCCATACCCTGTCAACCTAAAAGCAATTATCGGACTAAGTGGATGGCTTCCAGGGGCAAG GAGCTTAAGAAGCAAAATACAAAGCTCACATGAGGCTGGAAGGCGTGCTGCTTCCTTACCCTTTTTGCTTTGTCATGGAATTT GCGATGACGTTGTCCTCTATAAATATGGGGAAAAATCAGCCCACTCCTTAACTTCAGCAGGATTTCGCTATGTTACATTCAAATCCTATGAAGG GATTGGTCACTACACAGTACCTGCAGAGATGGACGAAATCTGCCATTGGCTGGCCCCAAAACTAGGGCTTGAGGGCTCTCGCCCATAA